GAAAGGCGAGGCTCAGATTAACAGCTTCCTTAAATTACACAAGGAAAGATTTAGAATTTCTGAAAAATGCTTTAGAAAAAGTTTTAAAAGGAAGGGCTTAGAAAGCCCAGTTTAGCCCTACACCGATGGAGTGCTGAACCATTTTCGTAGAGACTTCCCCGGCTCCCTGTGCGGCTTTAGCCGTAACAGTTTTGGGAAGAGCGTAAACGTAGGATAGATCTATATTGAAGTTGGGAGTAATCTTCCAGTTTAGACCCAAGGTTAAGTGGTGTTCCGCAAAAGCTGGGAAACCAACTAAGTTAAACCAGTAAAGTTGAAAGTCTGAAAACCGTGTATCAAAACTGGGAACACTATTTTTAGGTGTCATAGGATCTAAGTTATCCTTATCTCTTATGGGTGTCTTTCCGTAATTCCAACCAGCCCTGAGAGCCAAGCTGTCCATAGGCTTGTACTCTACACCGAGACCGAATACCCACTGATCCTCCCAGTCAAAGTCTCCGTATCCGTCAGCTCCGGACCAATCTATCCATCTTATATCCAAACCGAGCTTAAGATTTTCAAGCGGTTTTACACCTATACCGAGCCCAACTTCTTGTGGTTGCTGTAATTTCATATCTTCAAACTTTCCGTCTCCATTTGAGTCAAATACATTTTTATACTTCATGGATACAGGAGACTGATACATCAAACCCGCGTATATAAAGTCTCCCATGTTAAAAGCTATTCCCAGAGAAACTCCAATTCCGAAGTCCTGAGACTGACCTCCCCCTGCATTCCAACATCTTGTAGGACTTGGCATCATGTCTCCATCGGTATCTTCAAATTGGCACATTTCAGCCCCTACATCCAGAGAACCCCAAGCTATGTGAAGTGCACCACCCACAGAAATCATTTCGTTAATCTTGTAAGAAACCGCAGGTGTTATTCTCATGAACTGAAAGTTTGTATGCATCTTAGAAAGCGCATTAGTGTAATGTCCGGGAGGATTTTCAATTAGCTGTTTATCCCTGAAGTCTACACCCATACCAGATACACCGAAAGCTCCTATACCAAGAGCAAGTCTTTAGTTTACCTTATGAACTATTCCTACTTCTGGAACTATGAAGGTATCAGCGTCACTCTTTACCCTACCGTTGGTTTGGAAGTATCCACCTCCTCCGGAATTTCTTGGTTCAAAATCCATAAACATCTTGGAACTAAC
The genomic region above belongs to Aquifex aeolicus VF5 and contains:
- a CDS encoding OmpP1/FadL family transporter gives rise to the protein MGVDFRDKQLIENPPGHYTNALSKMHTNFQFMRITPAVSYKINEMISVGGALHIAWGSLDVGAEMCQFEDTDGDMMPSPTRCWNAGGGQSQDFGIGVSLGIAFNMGDFIYAGLMYQSPVSMKYKNVFDSNGDGKFEDMKLQQPQEVGLGIGVKPLENLKLGLDIRWIDWSGADGYGDFDWEDQWVFGLGVEYKPMDSLALRAGWNYGKTPIRDKDNLDPMTPKNSVPSFDTRFSDFQLYWFNLVGFPAFAEHHLTLGLNWKITPNFNIDLSYVYALPKTVTAKAAQGAGEVSTKMVQHSIGVGLNWAF